From the genome of Longispora fulva:
CGAGGATCTGGGTCTTCGACACGACCCGCCCGGCGTTGAGCATCAGATACCGCAGCAGCCGGAACTCCGTCGGCGACAGCGCGACGAGCTGCCCGGCGCGGCGCACCTCGTGGCTGTCCTCGTCGAGTTCCAGGTCGCCCACGGAGATCCGGCCGGTGGGCGCCTCGGCGGTCCGGCGGAGCACCGCCCCGATCCGCGCGATCAGCTCCTCCAACGCGAACGGCTTGGTGACGTAGTCGTCGCCGCCGAGGGTGAGGCCGGTGACCCGGTCGTCGACGTCGCTGCGCGCGGTGAGGAACACGACCGGGGCGTCCACGATGGTGCGGAGCTGCTTGAGCACCGTGAAGCCGTCGAGGTCCGGCAGCATCACGTCGAGGACGACCAGGTCGGGCGGGTGCCCGGCGGCGCAGCGCAGCGCCTCGCCGCCGGTGGCCACGGCCGTGACGTCGTAGCCCGCGTACCGCAAGCCGCCGCTGAGCAGCTCGCGGATGTCGGGCTCGTCCTCGACGACGAGCAGCCGGGCGGTCACCGCGTGCCGCCGCCGGCCGGCTGCCCGCCCGTGCCCCCGGTGCCGGCGCCACCCGTGCCCCCGTTGCCGCCCCGGTTGAAGCCGCCCTGGAAGTTGCCGCCGCCGGGGAACTGCTGCTGCGGATTGGTCGCCGCCGGGGTCGGGGTCAGCACCTGCCGCGTCGTGTACGCCCCGCCGACGAACCCCGCCACGACCAGCACGATCCCGAGCAGGATCGCCGTGCTCCTGGGCAGCCGCCAGCTCCTGCGCTGGCGCGCCAGCGCGTCCGCGAGTTGGGCCTCCACGTCGTTCACCATAGCCACCTTATTCATAGCGAAGTGCCTCAATCGGGCGCATCGAGGCGGCCCGGTGCGCGGGGAAACTACCGAAGAACAGGCCGATCGCGACGGAGACCCCGAGAGCCAGCGCGACCGAGCTGGGCACGATCACCGGCTGCACCCCGCCGATCGTGAACGTACTGCCGATCAGGGCCACGAGCACACCCAGGCCGCCGCCGATCAGGCTCAACGCCGTGGCCTCCAGCAGGAACTGGCCGAGGATCGTGCCCCGGGGCGCGCCCAGCGCCTTGCGGATCCCGATCTCCCTGGTCCGCTCGGTGACCGTGACCAGCATGATGTTGGTGACCCCGATCCCGCCGACCAGCAGGCTGATCGCCGCGACCGCGCCGAGCAGGAACGTGAACGTGTCCGCCGTCGCCGTCCGGGTCGCCAGCAACTGGGCCTGGTTCTGCACCCGGAACGGGCTGGTCGCGCTGGTCACCCGGTGCCGGGCGTTGAGCACGTTGAGCACCTCCACCTGGGCGAGGTCCGTGGTGTCGGCGCTGGCGGCCTGCACGAGGATGGAGGACAGGGCTCCGTACCCGGAAACGCTCTCCCGCAGGGCCCCGATCGGCACGATCACGGTGTCGTTCGGGTCGGTGAAGCCGGCGGTGTCCTTGGCCGCCAGCACCCCGGACACTGTGAACCGCACCCCGCCGAGGGTGATGGTCTGCCCGAGCGGGCTGGTCCGGCCGAACAGCTCGCCGGCCACGGTCTGGCCCAGCACGACCACCCGCCGGTTGTCCCCCTCGCCGAACAGCTCCCCGCTCGCCAGCTTCGTGTTGGACGCGGCGAGGTAGCCGGGCTCGGTGCCGATCACCTGGGGAACCGGGTGCGACGTCGACTCGCGCACGGCCGTCAGCGACGTCGTGACGATCGGGGAGACACTCAGCGCGTCGGGTACCAGCGACCTGTCCAGCAGCGACTCGGCGTCGGCCAGGGTCAGCTCCCCGGACTGGGCCTGCGCCGCGGTGGCCGCCCGGCCGCCCCCGGTCCGGTTGCCCTGCACGGTCAGGGTGTTGCTGCCCAGGCTCTCGATGCTGGACTGCACGGCCTTCGCCGACCCGTTGCCGTACGCCACCAGCATGATCACGGCGCCGACCCCGATCAGGATGCCCAGCACGGTCAGCGCCGACCGGAGCTTGTTCGCGGACAGGCCGCGGACCGCCTCCCTCACAGGATCTCTCCGTCCCGGAGCCGAATCACCCGGTGCGCCCGCTCGGCGACGTGGTCCTCGTGCGTGATGAGCGCGATGGTGACGCCCTTCTTGTTCAGGCCGTCCAGGACGTCGAGGACGTCCTCGGTGGAGTGGCTGTCCAGGTTGCCGGTCGGCTCGTCGGCCAGCAGCAGCGCCGGCTCGGTGACCAGTGCGCGGGCGATCGCGACCCGCTGCTGCTGGCCGCCGGACAACTCGTTGGGCAGGTGGTCGATGCGGTCGCTGAGCCCGACCGTCTCCAGTGCGGCCAGTGCCCGTTCGCGGCGCTGCTTACGGGGCACCTTGGCATAGGCGAGCGGCAGTTCCACCTGGGCCAGCGCCGAGGTCCTCGGGATCAGGTTGAACGCCTGGAACACGAAGCCGATCCGGCGGTTGCGGACCAGGGCCTGGCTGTCGTCGTCGAGTTCGGCGACGTCGATCCCGTCGAGGTGGTAGCTGCCGGAGGTCGGGGTGTCCAGGCAGCCCAGGACGTGCATCAGGGTGGACTTGCCCGAGCCGGAGGAGCCCATGATGGCCACGTAGTCGCCGGGATCCACGGTCAGGGAGACGCCGCGGAGGGCGTGCACGGCCGCCTCCCCGGATCCGTACACCTTGGTGAGGTCGCGGACCTCGATGACCGGTCTCATCGGGTCCGACCGGTGCCACGCTGGGTGGTCGGCTGCGGGTTGGCCCCGCCGGTCGTCGCGAGCACGATCCTCTCGCCCTCGGCCAGGCCCCCGGTGACCTCCGTGTACAGGTCGCCCTGCAACCCGAGCTGCACCGGCTTGGCCGACTGGGCCCCGGCCGCGTCGACCACGGTCACGCTCGCCCGGTTGCCCGAGCCGCGCACCGCGCTCGTCGGGACGACCAGCACGCCCTCCTTCGCGCCGGTGACCACGGTGATCGAGGCCGACTGCCCGAGCCGCACCTCCGCCGGCAGCTGGTCGAACGTCACGGTCACCCCGTAGGTGACGACGCTGTTCTGGGTGGTCGGGGTCGGGTCGACGACGGCGACCTTGCCGGGGGCCGGCTTGCCGGGGGCGGCGTTCAGTGCGACGGTCACGGCCTGGCCCACCTGGACCTTGAGACTGTCCGCCTCCGTGAACACGGCCCGGACCTGGAGATTCGTCAGGTCGGTGAGCTGGAAGAGCGGGGTGCCGGCGTTCGTACCCGTCGAAGCCGTCTTTGTCCCGCCGCCGCTGCTCGAACCGCCGACCTCGGCGTTGACGGCCAGCAGCGTGCCCGCCGAGGGCGCCTTCAGGGTCGAGCTGTCCAGCGCGTCGTCGGCCTGCTCGGCCTTGGCCTGCGCGGAGACCAGCGAGGACTGGGCACGGGCGACCTGGGAGGCGTCGACCTTCGTGGCGGTCTGCGCGGCGGTGAGATCCGCCTTCGCGGAGGTGACGGCCGCCCAGGCGGCGTTGGAGTTCTGCTCCAGCACCTTGGTGTCCAGGGTGGCCAGCACGTCGCCGGCCTTCACCACCTGGCCGGCTTTGACCTTCACGTCGCTGATCTTGCCGGCGGCCGTGAAGTCCACGTTCAGGATCTTCGCCGCCGTCACGGTGCCGCTCGCGGAGATCGTCGCGCTGACGTTGCCCTTCGCGACCGCGACCGTGCGGACGCCGGCCTTCGACTCGGCCTTCGCCGGCGAGCGCAGGGCGAGGTAGGCGCCGATGCCGCCGGCCACGATCAGGAGGGCGAGGGCGCTGTTGATGATGACGAGGCGACGTCGCCTGGGATTGCGCATGGAGGTCCTCAACGATCAGGGGGTGGCTTCGGGAGTGGGCTGGCCGGGCGCTTCGCTGCGCCGGGGCCTCGGGCTGAAGCAGCCGCGCATGCCGCCAGGGCCGCCCGAGCGGCCGTCGGTGGGCCGGGCGGTCGGCCGGTCGCTGGGGAAGCCGGAGGGGCGGTTGCCACGGTCGGTGGGAAAACCGGAAGGCCGACCTGACGGGTACCCGAAGGGCCGGTCGGTGGGCCTGCCGCTCGGCCAGCCGCCCGGCCGGTCGGTGGGCCTGTCGGTGGGCCGCTGGCAACTGGGCGCCCCGGCGTCCTTCGGCGCGGACTGCGCGGGCGCCGGCCCACCGCACCCGGCCAGTGCGAGCACCACGAGCCCGGCGAGCAGCAGTCTTCTCATGGTGGGTACCCCACCATCACGACCTATGCCCGCCCTGACAACTTCCTGTGAGAACCCTATGAGCCGGCGGCTACATGTCCTCCAGTTCCCGCCCCTTCGTCTCCCTGACGAACCGGAGCACGAAGATCAGGGCCAGGAACGCGAACATCGTGTACAGCCCGTACGCCAGGGTCAGCCCCACGCTCGCCAGCGGCGGGAACGTCACCGTGATGATCCAGTTGGCGATCCACTGCGCGGCGGCGGCCACGGCCAACGCCGTGGCCCGGATCCGGTTGTTGAACATCTCACCGAGCAGCACCCACACCACGGGGCCCCAGCTCATCCCGAACGCGAAGACGTACACGTTGGCGGCCACCAGCGCGACCTTCCCCTCGGCAGCCCCGAGCACCAGGTCGGTCCCCGATCCGCTGGCCGTGGAGAACGCCCACGCCATCGCGCCCAGCGACAGCACCATGCCGGCCGCCCCGACGATCAGCAGCGGGCGGCGGCCGACCCGGTCGATCAGCGAGATCGCGACCAGGGTGGTGACGATATTGGTGACGGACGTGATCACGGAGGTGAGCATCGCGTCGGACTCGGCGAACCCGACGGCCTGCCAGAGCGTCGTGGAGTAGTAGAAGATCACGTTGATGCCGACGAACTGCTGGAACACCGACAGCAGGATCCCCACCCAGACGATGCCGCGCAGGCCGAGCACCGGCCCGCGCAGGTCGCGCAGGTTGACGGCCTGGTCGCCGCCGGCCAGGGACCGGACGATCTCGCTCATCCGGCCGTCGACGTCCCCGCCGACGAAGCGCCGCAGCACGTCGCGCGCCCGGTCGAGCTTCTTCACCTTCACCAGGTACCGGGGCGACTCGGGGATCTGGAGGGCCAGCACCCCGTAGACGAGGGCCGGGAGCATCGCCGAGGCGAACATCCACCGCCACGCCGCTCCGCCCCACGGCACCGACTCGCCGGCCCCACCGGCCGAGCGGGCCAGCAGGTAGTCGATGAGCAGCGAGGCGAAGATGCCGGACACGATGGCGAGCTGTTGCAGGGAACCGAGCCGGCCCCGGATGTCGGCGGGCGAGATCTCCGCGATGTACGCCGGTGCGATCACCGACGCGGCCCCCACCGCGAACCCGCCCACCAGCCGCCACCCGGTCAGGCTGACCGGCCCGAACGACAGCGCCGACCCGAGCGCGCTGATCCCGAACAGGATCGCGGCGAGCAGCATGACCCGCAGCCGGCCCCACCGGTCGGCCAGCGGCCCGGCGAACCAGGCCCCCACGGCGCAGCCGAGCAGCGCCGAGGAGACCACGAAGCCGAGCACCGCTGAGGACAGTCCGAAGTCGGCCTTGACCGCGTCGACCGTGCCGTTGATGACCGCGGTGTCGTAGCCGAACAGGAAGCCGCCGATCGCGGCCGATCCGGACACGAAGAGCACCGCGCCGTGCCGCTGGCCGACTTCCGAGATTTCGGTCATGTCGCAAATCTATAGGCTTGCTCGCATCACCCGCAGCGCATTGCCGTGCGCCAACGCCGCCAGGTCCGCCTCCGACCAGCGCCGCCGACGCAGCTCGTCGAGCAGCCGCGGATAGCCGGCGACATCCTCCAACCCCGACGGCAGCGCCTCGACCCCGTCGTAGTCGCCGCCCAGGCCGACGTGCGCGACCCCAGCGACGTCCCGGACGTACTCCACGTGGTCGGCGACGTCGGACACCCCCACCGGGGGCAGCGGGTTGGCCGCCAACCAGGCCTCGGCATCCTCCTGTTTGTCCTTCTCGTCCGCCCAGGCCCGACACTCCTCGGTCAGGAACCACGGCACGAACGTCACCATCACGAGCCCCTCGGTGTCGCGCACCCGGCCCAGGACGTCGTCGGGCACGTTGCGCGGATGGTCGCACAGCCCGCGCGCCGAGGAGTGTGAGAAGAACGCCGGGGCGTTCGACGTGTCCAGGGCCGCGTGCATCGTGCTCGGCGCGACGTGCGAGAGGTCCACCATCATCCGCAGCCGGTTCAGCTCGCGCACCACGTCGTGCCCGAAGTCGGTCAGCCCGCCGACCACCGGCTCGTCCGTCGCACTGTCCGCCCACGGGATGTTCTTGATGTGCGTCAGCGTCAGGTACCGCACCCCCAGCCGGTGCAGCATCCGCAGCACGCCCAGCGAGGAGTCGATCTGGTGCCCGCCCTCCGCCCCGAGCAGCGACGCGACCCGGCCGCGTTCCCAGGCCCGCTCGACGTCGGCGGCGGTGGCGGCGAACTCCAGGTCCCCGTGGCGCCGGACCAGGTCGTGCACGGCGTCGACCTGCTCCAACGTGGCGGTCACCGGGTCGGGCAGCTCCTGGTCGACCCAGACGGACCAGAACTGGGCCGCGACCCCGCCGGCCCGCAGCCTGGGCAGGTCGGTCTGCAGGCCGGTGGCGGTCTGGTCGGTTGCGAGGTCGCAGCGGTCCAGGTCGTAGCCGTACCGGACGCGCAGCTGCCAGGCCAGGTCGTTGTGCCCGTCGATGATCCTCATGCGGCGCATCCTACAAAGCCGGTGATCACCGCATGCCCTGCTCGGGCCGTCGGCTCAGCCCGAGACCACCGCGCGCCACTCCGCGACCCGCTCCGCGCTCACCGCGGCCTCCCAGCCACCATCGCCCCGGGCCGCGCTCCCGACATGGAACGCCCGCACCCCCCGGTCCCGCAGCACCGGCACGTGCGCCGCCGTGAGCCCGCCCCCGGCGAGGATCAGGGCCGGGTCCCGGGCGAGCAACGTGTCGAGCCCGACGCCGAGCCCGTCGGGCGATCCCGCGGTGAGCACCGCGTCCAGCCCTGGCAGGGCGCACACGACCTCCCATGCGTCGGGGCCGACCGCGTGGTCGATGGCCCGGTGGAAGGTCCACGGTCGACCTCGCAGCGCCCCGGCCAGCCGCGTGGTGGCCGGGGCGTCGATCTCCCCGGTACCCGTCAGGAAGCCCAGCACGAATCCGTCGGCGCCGGCGTCGATCAGCTGGCCTGCGACGGCGGTCAGCTCGTCGAGGTCCCGCTCGTCGGTCTGGAACCCGGCCCGGGACCGGAGCATCACCCGCAACGGGAGACTGGTGGCGGCCCGGACGGCCGCGACCGTCTCGACGGTCGGGGTAAGGCCGTCGGCGCGCATGTCCGAGACGAGTTCCAGGCGGTCGGCGCCGCCGGCCTCGGCGGCGGACGCGTCGAGGGCGTCCAGGGCGATGATCTCCAGCAGGGCGCGCGTCATGAACAGGATTGTTTCAAATTACCCGAGGTGTCTGTGCTACCGGGGCCACCGGCACCGTACCCGAACACTGTCCATATCGGACTCGAACTCAGGCGACCGAGCCGCCCGCCGCAGCCTCGCCCGCCTCCCGACGGGCGGCGGAGAGCAGGTAGGCCAGGGCGAAAACGGTGGCGAACGGCATGACATAGGACATTCGATCGAAATACGCGCCGGAGTTGCCCCAGTCGAGCCAGGGGTACGCCTCGGGGCCGAGATCGGACCCGAACAGCGCGCCCGGCAGCCACCACGGCGCCAGGGACCACGGGGTCTGCGCGCCGTACAGCTGGACGACCTGGGCGCCGATCGCCAGATACAGCGACAGGAGCCCACCGAGCAGCGCGACGCCCCGCACGACCAGCGCACGCGCCCGCCCGGTCAGCCGGGACACCGCCGTGGACGTGGCAGCCAGACCCACCGCCCAGCACCCGATCGCCACCAGAACCCTGGCCTGGCGGCCCGGATCCCTCGAGTTCAGGGCGTCGATGCCGCCGAGCAGGGTGGCCGTGGCCGCCGCCAGCACCACGAGCGCGACGAGCCTGGTACCCGCCGAGGTGCGCTGCTCGGCGCCGATCCAGTGGCCGACCAGCGCGGCGACCGTCGCGAGGCCCAGGAGCGCCGCGTAGAGCACGATGTTGTCCACCAGCGCGGACGCCTGCAGCGCGTCCCGGAGGAACAGCACCAGGTAGACGCACATCTCGCCGAGCAACCCGCCCAGCGGGGCGAGCAGCATGGTCAGTCCGGGCCGCCACAGACTCCGGAGCGGAAGGCTGGCACGGTGCGGCGGCCGGGCGCAGGCCAGGCTCGCCGAGAAGGTCAGCCGCCGCCAGCCGCGGTCGATCGCACTCAGCTCCGCGTCCCACTCGCGGGCGACCTCCGCCCGCAGCCGCCCGGGCCAGCGGCGCACGGCGATCCGGAGCAGCCAGTGCGACAGCCGGGTCACCATGCCGGCCGCACCACGGGTACCGGGCTGGTGTCCTGCCGCAGGGCGCGCAACGCCGCCTGGGATCTCGACACGCCCTCGGCGGTGAGGCTGTAGTAGCGCCGGGCCGGTCGACCGGCCGCCACCGGGTCGACGTCCTCCCACTGGGTCTCCAGCCAGCCGGCGCCGACAAGCCGGGTCAGGATCGGGTAGAGGCTGCCGCTGGCCAGGCCGGTCTGGTGCATGAGGTCGAGCCCGTAGCGCTCGACCTCGACATCGGCCAGGAACGCGGCGAGCACCTTGGCCACCGGGACCGTGAGTCGCACGTCATCCGTCACCCCCAGAACTCTACATAGGGTCTATGCCTTCGGTCTACATAGGGTGCGGAGATGGAAAAGGGCGAGCCCGAAGGCCCGCCCTTTCCCGAGGAAGATCAGGACTTAGAAGTCCATGTCCCCGCCACCGGGGCCGGCCGGAGCGGCCGCCTTCTCCGGCTTGTCGGCCACGACGGCCTCCGTGGTGAGGAACAGCGCGGCGATCGACGCGGCGTTCTGCAGCGCGGAACGCGTCACCTTGGCCGGGTCGATGATGCCCTCGGCCAGCATGTCGACGTACTCGCCGTTGGCCGCGTTCAGGCCCCAGCCCGGGGTCAGGTTGCGCACCTTCTCGACGATGACGCCACCCTCGAGACCGGCGTTGACGGCGATCTGCCGCAGCGGGGCCTCGAGCGACACGCGGACGATGTTGACGCCAGTGGCCTCGTCACCGACCAGCTCGAGCTTGTCGAACGCTGTCGCGCCGGCCTGGACGAGCGCCACGCCACCACCGGGGACGATGCCCTCCTCGACGGCAGCCTTCGCGTTGCGAACGGCGTCCTCGATGCGGTGCTTGCGCTCCTTGAGCTCGACCTCGGTGGCCGCGCCGACCTTGATGACCGCGACACCGCCGGCGAGCTTCGCCAGGCGCTCCTGCAGCTTCTCACGGTCGTAGTCGGAGTCCGACTTCTCGATCTCGGCGCGGATCTGGTTGACCCGACCCTGGATCTCGTCCGCCTCGCCGACGCCGTCGACGATCGTGGTCTCGTCCTTGGTGACGACGACCTTGCGGGCGCGACCGAGCAGCTCCAGGCCGACACCGTCGAGCTTGAGGCCGACCTCCTCGCTGATGACCTGGCCACCGGTGAGGATGGCGATGTCGCCCAGCATGGCCTTGCGGCGGTCACCGAAGCCCGGGGCCTTGACGGCGACGGACTTGAAGGTGCCACGGATCTTGTTGACGACCAGGGTGGCCAGGGCCTCGCCCTCGAGGTCCTCGGCGATGATCAGCAGCGGCTTGCCGGACTGCATGACCTTCTCGAGGATCGGCAGCATGTCCTTGACAGCCGAGACCTTCTGGTTCGCGATGAGGATGTACGGGTCGTCGAGAACCGACTCCATCCGCTCCGCGTCCGTGACGAAGTAGGGCGAGATGTAGCCCTTGTCGAAGCGCATGCCCTCGGTGAGCTCGAGCTCGAGGCCGAAGGTGTTGCTCTCCTCGACGGTGATGACGCCTTCCTTGCCGACCTTGTCCATCGCCTCGGCGATGATCTGGCCGACGGTGCTGTCACCGGCCGAGATGGAGGCGGTGGAGGCGATCTGCTCCTTGGTCTCGACGTCCTTCGCGAGCTTGGTCAGCTCCTCGGAGACGGCGGCCACGGCGGCCTCGATGCCCCGCTTGAGGGCGATCGGGTTCGCGCCGGCGGCCACGTTGCGCAGGCCCTCGCGGACGAGCGCCTGGGCCAGCACGGTGGCGGTGGTGGTGCCGTCGCCAGCGACGTCGTCCGTCTTCTTGGCGACCTCCTTGACGAGCTCCGCACCGATCTTCTCGTACGGGTCCTCGAGCTCGATCTCCTTGGCGATGCTCACACCATCGTTGGTGATGGTGGGGGCGCCCCACTTCTTCTCGAGCACGACGT
Proteins encoded in this window:
- a CDS encoding ABC transporter permease codes for the protein MREAVRGLSANKLRSALTVLGILIGVGAVIMLVAYGNGSAKAVQSSIESLGSNTLTVQGNRTGGGRAATAAQAQSGELTLADAESLLDRSLVPDALSVSPIVTTSLTAVRESTSHPVPQVIGTEPGYLAASNTKLASGELFGEGDNRRVVVLGQTVAGELFGRTSPLGQTITLGGVRFTVSGVLAAKDTAGFTDPNDTVIVPIGALRESVSGYGALSSILVQAASADTTDLAQVEVLNVLNARHRVTSATSPFRVQNQAQLLATRTATADTFTFLLGAVAAISLLVGGIGVTNIMLVTVTERTREIGIRKALGAPRGTILGQFLLEATALSLIGGGLGVLVALIGSTFTIGGVQPVIVPSSVALALGVSVAIGLFFGSFPAHRAASMRPIEALRYE
- a CDS encoding sugar porter family MFS transporter, which translates into the protein MTEISEVGQRHGAVLFVSGSAAIGGFLFGYDTAVINGTVDAVKADFGLSSAVLGFVVSSALLGCAVGAWFAGPLADRWGRLRVMLLAAILFGISALGSALSFGPVSLTGWRLVGGFAVGAASVIAPAYIAEISPADIRGRLGSLQQLAIVSGIFASLLIDYLLARSAGGAGESVPWGGAAWRWMFASAMLPALVYGVLALQIPESPRYLVKVKKLDRARDVLRRFVGGDVDGRMSEIVRSLAGGDQAVNLRDLRGPVLGLRGIVWVGILLSVFQQFVGINVIFYYSTTLWQAVGFAESDAMLTSVITSVTNIVTTLVAISLIDRVGRRPLLIVGAAGMVLSLGAMAWAFSTASGSGTDLVLGAAEGKVALVAANVYVFAFGMSWGPVVWVLLGEMFNNRIRATALAVAAAAQWIANWIITVTFPPLASVGLTLAYGLYTMFAFLALIFVLRFVRETKGRELEDM
- a CDS encoding response regulator transcription factor, producing the protein MTARLLVVEDEPDIRELLSGGLRYAGYDVTAVATGGEALRCAAGHPPDLVVLDVMLPDLDGFTVLKQLRTIVDAPVVFLTARSDVDDRVTGLTLGGDDYVTKPFALEELIARIGAVLRRTAEAPTGRISVGDLELDEDSHEVRRAGQLVALSPTEFRLLRYLMLNAGRVVSKTQILDRVWSYDYHGEANIVELYVSYLRKKVDNHGPRLINTLRGVGYVLRAPRA
- a CDS encoding copper homeostasis protein CutC; the encoded protein is MTRALLEIIALDALDASAAEAGGADRLELVSDMRADGLTPTVETVAAVRAATSLPLRVMLRSRAGFQTDERDLDELTAVAGQLIDAGADGFVLGFLTGTGEIDAPATTRLAGALRGRPWTFHRAIDHAVGPDAWEVVCALPGLDAVLTAGSPDGLGVGLDTLLARDPALILAGGGLTAAHVPVLRDRGVRAFHVGSAARGDGGWEAAVSAERVAEWRAVVSG
- a CDS encoding dipeptidase produces the protein MRIIDGHNDLAWQLRVRYGYDLDRCDLATDQTATGLQTDLPRLRAGGVAAQFWSVWVDQELPDPVTATLEQVDAVHDLVRRHGDLEFAATAADVERAWERGRVASLLGAEGGHQIDSSLGVLRMLHRLGVRYLTLTHIKNIPWADSATDEPVVGGLTDFGHDVVRELNRLRMMVDLSHVAPSTMHAALDTSNAPAFFSHSSARGLCDHPRNVPDDVLGRVRDTEGLVMVTFVPWFLTEECRAWADEKDKQEDAEAWLAANPLPPVGVSDVADHVEYVRDVAGVAHVGLGGDYDGVEALPSGLEDVAGYPRLLDELRRRRWSEADLAALAHGNALRVMRASL
- a CDS encoding PadR family transcriptional regulator translates to MTDDVRLTVPVAKVLAAFLADVEVERYGLDLMHQTGLASGSLYPILTRLVGAGWLETQWEDVDPVAAGRPARRYYSLTAEGVSRSQAALRALRQDTSPVPVVRPAW
- a CDS encoding ABC transporter ATP-binding protein, whose protein sequence is MRPVIEVRDLTKVYGSGEAAVHALRGVSLTVDPGDYVAIMGSSGSGKSTLMHVLGCLDTPTSGSYHLDGIDVAELDDDSQALVRNRRIGFVFQAFNLIPRTSALAQVELPLAYAKVPRKQRRERALAALETVGLSDRIDHLPNELSGGQQQRVAIARALVTEPALLLADEPTGNLDSHSTEDVLDVLDGLNKKGVTIALITHEDHVAERAHRVIRLRDGEIL
- the groL gene encoding chaperonin GroEL (60 kDa chaperone family; promotes refolding of misfolded polypeptides especially under stressful conditions; forms two stacked rings of heptamers to form a barrel-shaped 14mer; ends can be capped by GroES; misfolded proteins enter the barrel where they are refolded when GroES binds) is translated as MAKLIAFDEEARRGLERGMNILADAVKVTLGPKGRNVVLEKKWGAPTITNDGVSIAKEIELEDPYEKIGAELVKEVAKKTDDVAGDGTTTATVLAQALVREGLRNVAAGANPIALKRGIEAAVAAVSEELTKLAKDVETKEQIASTASISAGDSTVGQIIAEAMDKVGKEGVITVEESNTFGLELELTEGMRFDKGYISPYFVTDAERMESVLDDPYILIANQKVSAVKDMLPILEKVMQSGKPLLIIAEDLEGEALATLVVNKIRGTFKSVAVKAPGFGDRRKAMLGDIAILTGGQVISEEVGLKLDGVGLELLGRARKVVVTKDETTIVDGVGEADEIQGRVNQIRAEIEKSDSDYDREKLQERLAKLAGGVAVIKVGAATEVELKERKHRIEDAVRNAKAAVEEGIVPGGGVALVQAGATAFDKLELVGDEATGVNIVRVSLEAPLRQIAVNAGLEGGVIVEKVRNLTPGWGLNAANGEYVDMLAEGIIDPAKVTRSALQNAASIAALFLTTEAVVADKPEKAAAPAGPGGGDMDF
- a CDS encoding efflux RND transporter periplasmic adaptor subunit; this encodes MRNPRRRRLVIINSALALLIVAGGIGAYLALRSPAKAESKAGVRTVAVAKGNVSATISASGTVTAAKILNVDFTAAGKISDVKVKAGQVVKAGDVLATLDTKVLEQNSNAAWAAVTSAKADLTAAQTATKVDASQVARAQSSLVSAQAKAEQADDALDSSTLKAPSAGTLLAVNAEVGGSSSGGGTKTASTGTNAGTPLFQLTDLTNLQVRAVFTEADSLKVQVGQAVTVALNAAPGKPAPGKVAVVDPTPTTQNSVVTYGVTVTFDQLPAEVRLGQSASITVVTGAKEGVLVVPTSAVRGSGNRASVTVVDAAGAQSAKPVQLGLQGDLYTEVTGGLAEGERIVLATTGGANPQPTTQRGTGRTR